A part of Gambusia affinis linkage group LG21, SWU_Gaff_1.0, whole genome shotgun sequence genomic DNA contains:
- the zic1 gene encoding zinc finger protein ZIC 1, with protein sequence MLLDAGPQYPTIGVTTFGSSRHHSTGEVAEREVALGINPFADGMGAFKINHSSHDISSGQTAFSSQAPGYAAAAALGHHHHPTHVGSYSTAAFNSTRDFLFRNRGFGDAAGAQHSLFASGSFGGPHGHSDAAGHLLFPGLHEQAASHASSNVVNSQMRLGFSGDVYGRADQYGHVTSPRSDHYASTQLHGYGPMNMNMAAHHGAGAFFRYMRQPIKQELICKWIEPEQLTNPKKSCNKTFSTMHELVTHLTVEHVGGPEQTNHICFWEDCSREGKPFKAKYKLVNHIRVHTGEKPFPCPFPGCGKVFARSENLKIHKRTHTGEKPFKCEFDGCDRRFANSSDRKKHMHVHTSDKPYLCKMCDKSYTHPSSLRKHMKVHESTNPGSQPSPAASSGYESSTPPTIVSPSTENQSSSSISPAASAVHHTTSHSTLSSNFNEWYV encoded by the exons ATGCTCTTGGACGCAGGACCGCAGTATCCCACCATAGGAGTCACTACTTTCGGCTCCTCTCGGCATCACTCAACAGGAGAGGTGGCGGAGCGGGAAGTGGCGCTGGGGATCAACCCTTTCGCGGACGGCATGGGCGCCTTCAAGATCAACCACAGCTCCCACGACATCAGCTCCGGGCAGACAGCGTTCTCATCCCAGGCTCCCGGCTATGCAGCGGCGGCCGCCCTGGGACACCACCATCACCCGACCCACGTCGGTTCCTACTCCACGGCGGCGTTCAACTCCACCAGAGACTTTCTCTTCAGAAATCGGGGTTTCGGGGACGCGGCTGGGGCGCAGCACAGCCTGTTTGCCTCCGGCAGCTTCGGGGGGCCGCACGGACATTCGGACGCGGCGGGGCACCTACTCTTCCCAGGGCTCCACGAGCAGGCGGCGAGCCACGCGTCCTCCAACGTGGTGAACAGCCAGATGCGACTGGGCTTCTCAGGGGACGTGTACGGCCGGGCTGATCAGTATGGGCATGTCACGAGCCCGCGTTCCGATCACTACGCATCCACACAGCTACACGGCTACGGCCCCATGAACATGAATATGGCTGCGCACCACGGAGCGGGGGCCTTTTTCCGCTACATGAGGCAGCCCATCAAGCAGGAGCTCATCTGCAAGTGGATCGAGCCGGAGCAGTTGACAAACCCCAAAAAGTCGTGTAACAAAACTTTCAGCACCATGCACGAGCTGGTGACTCACCTGACAGTGGAGCACGTGGGGGGGCCTGAACAGACGAACCATATCTGCTTTTGGGAGGACTGCTCCAGAGAAGGGAAGCCCTTTAAAGCCAAATACAAACTTGTAAATCACATCAGAGTGCACACCGGAGAAAAGCCCTTTCCGTGTCCGTTTCCCGGCTGCGGCAAAGTGTTTGCACGATCGGAAAATCTAAAAATTCACAAAAGGACTCATACCG GTGAGAAGCCTTTTAAGTGCGAGTTCGACGGCTGCGACAGGAGGTTCGCAAACAGCAGTGACCGCAAGAAACACATGCACGTCCACACATCGGACAAGCCATATCTGTGCAAAATGTGCGACAAGTCGTATACGCATCCCAGCTCCCTCCGAAAACACAtgaag GTCCACGAATCCACCAACCCTGGATCGCAGCCTTCCCCAGCTGCCAGTTCAGGGTACGAGTCCTCCACGCCTCCCACCATCGTGTCACCGTCCACAGAGAACCAGAGCAGCAGCTCCATATcaccagcagcttcagcagtCCACCACACAACCAGCCACAGCACGCTGTCGTCAAATTTCAATGAATGGTacgtgtaa